One part of the Flavobacterium johnsoniae UW101 genome encodes these proteins:
- a CDS encoding DUF5777 family beta-barrel protein gives MHFTSSQAIDQAGYLGRITGDWTKGDIFFGFNLTRVY, from the coding sequence ATCCATTTTACCAGTTCACAGGCAATTGATCAGGCTGGGTATCTGGGAAGAATCACTGGCGACTGGACAAAAGGAGATATATTTTTTGGATTTAATCTTACCAGAGTTTACTAG
- a CDS encoding VIT1/CCC1 transporter family protein encodes MAYWEFQTVFYQYGRSIAFLALSVFLAARAGGSNMLTAVLRICIWGTFAMAASALAGYIFGVQTS; translated from the coding sequence ATGGCATATTGGGAATTTCAAACGGTATTTTACCAATACGGCCGCTCTATCGCATTTCTGGCATTGTCGGTCTTTTTGGCCGCCAGGGCAGGAGGATCAAACATGCTGACTGCAGTCCTGCGTATTTGTATCTGGGGTACTTTTGCAATGGCCGCATCCGCACTGGCCGGATACATTTTCGGGGTGCAGACCTCATAA
- a CDS encoding thioredoxin family protein, whose product MKLITLLLLVTVLPINWEPDFNNAKKTAKEKHELILLNFSGSDWCGPCIATRRDYFENPAFTAMADQNLVLVNADFPRKKKNTGTPEQVKRNEALAEIYNKEGSFPLTLLLDAEGRVIKTWHGKPEKTPEEWTAEIKAICDSRK is encoded by the coding sequence ATGAAACTCATTACATTACTCCTGCTGGTAACGGTTCTGCCTATAAATTGGGAACCTGACTTTAATAATGCTAAAAAGACGGCAAAGGAAAAGCACGAATTAATCCTGTTGAATTTCTCGGGTTCGGACTGGTGCGGCCCCTGCATTGCAACACGAAGGGATTATTTTGAAAATCCTGCCTTTACAGCTATGGCAGATCAAAATTTAGTATTGGTTAATGCTGATTTTCCGAGAAAAAAGAAAAATACCGGAACCCCGGAACAGGTGAAACGAAACGAAGCATTAGCCGAAATATATAACAAGGAAGGCAGTTTTCCCTTAACGCTTCTTTTGGATGCTGAGGGCAGAGTAATCAAAACCTGGCATGGAAAACCCGAAAAAACACCTGAGGAGTGGACTGCCGAAATAAAAGCGATCTGTGACAGCCGAAAATAA
- a CDS encoding FAD:protein FMN transferase, with translation MTAENNIPKTQKYSQSLKLMGNSFTITVVAENQKTGNEYINLAVEEIRRIEKLLTTYKADSQTNLINENAGIRPVKIDLEVFDLIERSIGISGITQGAFDISYGSIDKSLWNFDKSMNSLPDSQTALRMVHLINYRNIILDRENTTVFLKEKGMRIGFGGIGKGYAAEKAKQVLLKHNVQSGIINASGDLCAWGLQPNGQKWTIGVADPDSPNAAFSYMEISNKAVATSGNYEKYVTIDGKKYSHTIDPKTGLPITGIKSVTVIASNAEFADAMATPIAVMGIQAGLFLIDQIPDLYCIIIDESNQIYTSKNIHLR, from the coding sequence GTGACAGCCGAAAATAACATTCCCAAAACGCAGAAGTATTCCCAGTCGCTAAAACTGATGGGAAACAGTTTTACCATTACCGTTGTGGCCGAGAATCAAAAGACCGGTAATGAGTACATCAACCTGGCTGTTGAAGAAATCAGGCGGATCGAAAAACTCCTGACCACCTACAAAGCGGACAGCCAGACCAATCTGATCAATGAAAATGCAGGAATCAGGCCGGTCAAAATTGATCTGGAAGTGTTTGATCTTATCGAAAGGTCAATTGGAATTTCAGGAATTACACAGGGCGCTTTTGACATTTCTTATGGAAGCATAGACAAAAGTCTCTGGAATTTTGATAAATCCATGAACAGCCTGCCGGATTCCCAGACAGCACTTAGAATGGTCCATCTTATCAATTACCGAAATATTATCCTGGACAGGGAAAACACGACGGTATTTTTGAAAGAGAAAGGCATGCGGATCGGTTTTGGGGGTATTGGAAAAGGATATGCCGCAGAAAAGGCCAAGCAAGTACTTTTAAAGCATAATGTGCAGAGCGGCATCATCAATGCCAGCGGAGATCTCTGCGCCTGGGGACTGCAGCCAAACGGGCAAAAATGGACCATCGGCGTGGCGGATCCCGATTCTCCAAACGCAGCATTCTCTTATATGGAAATCTCTAATAAAGCGGTGGCTACCTCGGGTAATTATGAAAAATACGTAACAATCGACGGTAAAAAATATTCCCACACCATTGACCCAAAAACGGGACTGCCGATAACCGGAATAAAAAGCGTGACCGTCATTGCATCCAACGCTGAATTTGCCGATGCCATGGCCACTCCTATTGCGGTAATGGGCATTCAGGCAGGTCTGTTTTTAATAGATCAGATACCGGATCTATATTGTATTATCATTGACGAGAGTAATCAAATTTACACTTCAAAAAACATTCACCTGAGATGA
- a CDS encoding DUF4266 domain-containing protein, with protein MGSCTPVKEYQKGKINDSEMVLSNRKIEKTELSFQSYREGASGANSGKSGGGCGCN; from the coding sequence ATGGGTTCCTGCACCCCGGTAAAAGAATACCAGAAGGGAAAAATCAACGATTCTGAAATGGTGCTTTCCAATAGAAAAATCGAAAAGACAGAACTTAGTTTTCAATCCTACCGAGAGGGAGCTTCCGGGGCAAATTCAGGAAAAAGCGGCGGCGGCTGCGGCTGTAATTAA
- a CDS encoding DUF3570 domain-containing protein has protein sequence MKRKFITGFALLMLFQAKAQDVPSDSTGYKSRKLKLEEVNLVSSYYKQDGNNSAVTGGIGSEHLTDIANTIDVKLVKYGQTGIKHTFDIEAGIDHYTSASSDRIDLSANSSASSSDNRFYPSLMYLRENEQKGRTIGIGVSSSTEFDYQSFGANISFSQKTRDRNGEFTAKFQTFIDQLKLIAPLELRSPGSEGYDTAGRNTFAGTLSYSQIVNQNLQLLFVADLISQNGYLSLPFHRVYFNDYSVHQEKMPDSRLKIPLGIRASYFLGDAIIIRAYYRYYTDDWSLKAHTADLEIPVKVTQSLSFSPFYRYYTQSGTKYFKGYAQHTAADQYYTSNYDLSKFESSFFGMGMKFTPPNGIFGLKHWNTLEIRYGHYNRTTNMSSDIISLNIKYK, from the coding sequence ATGAAAAGAAAATTCATTACCGGATTTGCGCTGCTGATGCTCTTTCAGGCCAAGGCGCAGGATGTCCCAAGTGACTCCACAGGATACAAAAGCAGAAAATTAAAACTCGAAGAGGTAAACCTGGTATCGAGCTATTACAAACAAGACGGGAACAATTCGGCTGTTACCGGCGGCATAGGTTCGGAGCATCTGACCGATATAGCCAACACCATTGATGTTAAACTGGTCAAGTACGGACAGACCGGAATCAAACATACTTTTGATATTGAAGCCGGAATTGACCATTACACTTCAGCCTCATCCGATAGGATTGATTTGAGCGCCAATTCATCCGCTTCTTCCTCAGACAACCGCTTCTACCCTTCCCTGATGTATCTTAGAGAAAATGAGCAAAAAGGCAGAACGATCGGCATCGGGGTTTCGTCCTCTACAGAGTTTGACTACCAGTCATTTGGAGCAAATATCAGCTTCTCCCAGAAAACAAGAGACCGAAACGGCGAGTTTACTGCTAAATTTCAAACCTTTATTGACCAGCTCAAACTCATTGCCCCCCTTGAACTTCGCAGCCCGGGAAGCGAAGGTTATGACACTGCCGGACGCAATACGTTTGCCGGAACCCTGAGCTATTCCCAAATAGTAAACCAAAACCTGCAATTGCTTTTCGTGGCTGATTTAATCAGCCAGAACGGCTATTTAAGCCTGCCGTTTCACAGGGTATATTTTAACGACTATTCGGTTCATCAGGAAAAAATGCCCGACAGCAGATTAAAAATACCCTTGGGGATCAGGGCCAGTTATTTTCTGGGTGATGCTATAATTATACGGGCTTACTATCGTTACTATACTGATGACTGGAGCCTAAAGGCGCATACTGCCGATCTTGAAATCCCGGTGAAGGTAACACAATCACTTTCATTTAGTCCGTTTTACAGGTACTACACTCAGAGCGGCACAAAGTATTTCAAAGGTTATGCACAGCATACTGCAGCTGATCAATATTACACCAGCAACTATGACTTGTCTAAATTCGAGAGCAGTTTCTTTGGAATGGGAATGAAATTTACTCCCCCTAATGGAATCTTTGGGCTTAAACACTGGAATACTCTTGAGATCCGTTACGGACATTACAACAGAACCACTAACATGAGCTCTGATATCATTAGTTTAAACATCAAGTATAAATAG
- the mobC gene encoding conjugal transfer protein MobC, whose protein sequence is MQTGENEQALRKILDMTRLMSIMVLLLHFYYYCYGAFRFWDLTGTLADQILTSVYKTGLFGSFHFSKCISLGLLVISLLGAKGRKDEKRQFKTAFYYTAFGLALYFLSGTALLFYGSEPLLAALYIGTTVLGFLLVLSGGTMLSRIIKNRLPDADIFNSENETFPQEERLLENEYSINLPARYYRRDKIRNSWINIINPFRGLLVLGTPGSGKSYFVIRHLITQHIAKGFSMFVYDFKYDDLSKIVYNTFEKYKHAYTVVPKCYFINFDAIMHRCNPLDPQSMEDITDASESARTILLGLNREWIKRQGDFFVESPINFLSAVIWYLRRYKNGEFCTLPHVIELMQADYDSLFTLLRTDKEIEVLINPFVNAYLNDAMEQLEGQIASAKIAMARLSSPQLYYVLSGNDFTLDINNPLEPKIVCMGNNPQKIQIYGAVLSLYVNRLIKLVNKKGKLKSSLIFDEFPTIYLNNMDSLIATARSNKVSTCLGIQDFSQLRKDYGREQADVIMNLTGNIISGQVAGDTAKQLSERFGKIMQDRESISINSSDASISRSRQLEAAVPPSKISSLSSGEFVGMTADDPQCRIKLKTFHCEIVNDHEALRREEENYTEIPPVRHLDSGMIQRNFQQIKCDVQDIIYTEMERLLNDPAQQHLIVKK, encoded by the coding sequence ATGCAGACAGGAGAAAATGAACAGGCACTGAGAAAAATACTCGATATGACAAGACTGATGAGCATCATGGTGCTGCTGCTGCATTTTTATTATTACTGTTATGGGGCATTCCGGTTCTGGGACCTGACAGGAACTTTAGCAGATCAGATTTTAACTTCGGTTTATAAGACCGGACTGTTTGGCAGTTTTCATTTTTCCAAATGTATTTCGCTGGGGCTGCTTGTGATTTCACTGCTCGGCGCCAAGGGAAGAAAGGACGAAAAAAGACAGTTTAAAACGGCTTTTTATTATACGGCTTTCGGACTGGCGCTGTATTTTCTGAGTGGTACGGCGCTGCTCTTTTACGGGTCCGAGCCGCTTCTTGCAGCGCTGTATATAGGGACAACTGTTCTGGGTTTTCTGCTGGTGCTCTCGGGAGGCACAATGCTCTCCCGCATTATTAAAAACAGACTCCCTGATGCGGATATTTTTAACAGCGAAAATGAAACCTTTCCCCAGGAAGAACGACTGCTGGAAAATGAATATTCGATCAACCTTCCGGCGCGTTATTACCGCAGGGACAAAATCCGAAACAGCTGGATCAACATCATCAATCCTTTCCGCGGCCTGCTTGTTTTGGGTACGCCGGGTTCAGGCAAATCCTATTTTGTAATCCGTCATCTCATCACCCAGCATATTGCCAAGGGATTCAGCATGTTTGTCTATGATTTCAAATACGATGACCTGTCCAAAATCGTTTACAATACTTTTGAGAAATACAAACACGCCTACACAGTGGTGCCGAAATGTTACTTCATTAATTTTGATGCAATCATGCACCGCTGCAATCCGCTGGATCCGCAGAGTATGGAAGATATAACCGATGCCTCGGAATCCGCACGCACTATCCTTCTGGGGCTCAACCGGGAGTGGATCAAACGCCAGGGCGACTTTTTTGTGGAATCGCCGATCAATTTTTTATCGGCCGTGATCTGGTATCTCAGAAGGTACAAGAATGGGGAATTCTGCACCCTGCCGCACGTTATTGAACTCATGCAGGCCGACTATGACAGCCTCTTTACCCTGCTGCGCACCGATAAGGAAATTGAGGTGCTCATCAACCCTTTTGTCAATGCATATCTTAACGATGCCATGGAACAGCTCGAAGGACAGATTGCCTCGGCTAAAATAGCCATGGCCCGGCTTTCTTCCCCCCAGCTCTATTATGTATTATCGGGAAATGATTTTACCCTGGACATTAATAATCCCCTGGAGCCCAAGATTGTCTGCATGGGAAACAACCCGCAGAAAATACAGATTTACGGCGCTGTTTTATCGCTCTATGTCAACCGGCTGATCAAACTGGTCAACAAAAAAGGAAAGCTCAAATCCAGTCTTATTTTTGATGAGTTTCCCACTATTTATCTCAACAACATGGACAGCCTGATTGCTACGGCCAGAAGCAACAAAGTGAGCACCTGCCTGGGGATACAGGATTTCAGCCAGCTCAGAAAAGACTATGGGCGCGAACAGGCCGACGTGATCATGAACCTCACCGGAAATATCATATCAGGGCAGGTGGCAGGGGATACGGCCAAACAGCTTTCGGAACGTTTCGGGAAGATCATGCAGGACAGGGAAAGTATTTCCATCAACAGTTCGGATGCCTCCATCAGCCGCTCCAGACAATTGGAAGCCGCCGTGCCGCCATCCAAGATTTCATCGCTCAGTTCAGGGGAATTTGTGGGCATGACTGCCGATGATCCGCAGTGCCGCATCAAACTGAAAACCTTTCACTGTGAGATTGTAAACGACCATGAAGCGCTGCGCAGGGAAGAGGAAAACTATACGGAAATACCGCCTGTGCGGCATTTGGATTCCGGGATGATACAGCGGAATTTCCAGCAGATCAAGTGTGATGTGCAGGATATTATTTATACCGAGATGGAAAGACTTCTCAATGACCCCGCGCAGCAGCATCTTATTGTAAAGAAGTGA
- a CDS encoding relaxase/mobilization nuclease domain-containing protein: MVAVIKTGHCVRAVVNYNENKVKQAKAQCIGEGNYPMEVSRMNLSMKLSRLLHQNALNENVKRNSVHISLNFHPSENYSKEKLLQIAAAYMEKIGFAQQPYLVYQHHDAGHPHIHLVSIKVREDGSRIDMQNIGRNQSEKARKEIEKEFNLVRAEGNKKQETPLLKPAAAGKVLYGKTESKRALSGVLESVLLNYTYGSLAELNAVLQLYNIKADRGSVDSRIFKSGGLVYRILDQDGKAAGIPIKASDLSLRPTLGFLEKRFALNSTERISEKKRIRSAVDRIFFAKQIRLDKLMLLLEKEGISMVLRKSDAGLVYGLTYVDHVTRSVFNGSALGRNYSAKAVLERCGAAGGKEKPQAAGEVLKNKADLSEKQSAGNTIQGSSTKELEELMKPEWQGEYSSGKFKARRRKRKRKRRSDLN, encoded by the coding sequence ATGGTTGCAGTGATAAAGACCGGACACTGCGTGCGGGCGGTTGTCAATTACAATGAAAACAAAGTCAAACAAGCAAAGGCCCAGTGCATCGGGGAAGGGAATTATCCTATGGAAGTTTCGCGTATGAACCTTTCAATGAAACTCAGCCGGTTGCTGCATCAGAATGCCCTGAATGAAAATGTGAAAAGAAACAGCGTGCACATCTCACTGAACTTTCACCCCAGCGAGAACTATTCAAAAGAAAAGCTGCTCCAAATTGCGGCCGCTTATATGGAAAAAATTGGTTTTGCGCAGCAGCCGTATCTGGTCTACCAGCATCATGATGCGGGGCACCCCCACATCCATCTGGTGTCCATCAAAGTAAGGGAAGACGGATCGAGAATTGACATGCAGAACATCGGCAGGAACCAGTCGGAAAAGGCCCGAAAAGAAATTGAAAAAGAGTTTAATCTGGTGCGGGCAGAAGGGAATAAAAAACAGGAGACACCGCTGCTGAAACCTGCCGCTGCGGGTAAAGTTCTGTACGGGAAAACCGAATCCAAAAGGGCGCTCTCCGGGGTGCTGGAGTCCGTGCTTTTGAACTATACATACGGTTCGCTTGCCGAGCTTAATGCCGTGCTGCAGCTCTATAATATCAAGGCCGACAGGGGCAGCGTCGATTCGAGGATTTTTAAGTCCGGCGGACTGGTGTACCGCATACTGGACCAGGATGGAAAAGCGGCAGGGATTCCCATCAAGGCAAGTGATTTATCCCTGCGCCCCACACTTGGTTTTCTGGAAAAAAGATTTGCCTTGAACAGTACCGAAAGGATCTCTGAAAAAAAGAGGATCCGAAGTGCTGTGGACCGTATTTTTTTCGCAAAGCAAATCCGTCTGGACAAGCTCATGCTGCTGCTGGAAAAGGAAGGAATCAGTATGGTGCTGCGCAAAAGTGATGCCGGTCTGGTATACGGTCTGACCTATGTGGACCATGTTACCAGAAGCGTGTTTAACGGCAGCGCGCTGGGAAGAAATTACAGCGCCAAAGCAGTATTGGAGCGCTGTGGGGCTGCGGGCGGGAAAGAGAAGCCCCAAGCGGCCGGTGAGGTTTTGAAAAACAAAGCAGATCTAAGTGAGAAGCAGTCTGCTGGGAATACCATTCAGGGGAGCAGCACCAAAGAACTGGAAGAACTCATGAAGCCCGAATGGCAGGGAGAGTACAGCAGCGGAAAGTTTAAGGCAAGACGCAGGAAAAGAAAAAGAAAGAGACGTTCGGATCTGAATTAA
- a CDS encoding plasmid mobilization protein, translated as MRKDNANRNRIAAVRFTAAEFTAIEKRFKASTCRQMSQYLRACVLNKPITTLYRNASLDEYMLEIIRLRKELSALGNNFNQAVKKLHTLRQLPEFRDWITSTEAQRAELLEKIQTIERLMEKTAEKWLQ; from the coding sequence ATGAGGAAAGACAATGCAAACCGAAACCGTATTGCTGCCGTGCGTTTTACCGCCGCTGAATTTACTGCAATAGAAAAAAGATTTAAGGCATCCACCTGCCGTCAGATGAGCCAGTACCTTAGGGCATGTGTTTTGAATAAGCCCATAACAACCCTGTATCGCAATGCATCCCTGGATGAATATATGCTGGAAATTATCAGGCTCAGAAAAGAGCTCAGCGCGCTGGGAAATAATTTTAACCAGGCTGTTAAAAAACTCCATACCCTGAGACAGCTTCCCGAATTCAGGGATTGGATCACCAGCACCGAAGCCCAGCGCGCAGAGCTGCTGGAGAAGATCCAAACCATTGAGAGACTAATGGAGAAAACGGCTGAAAAATGGTTGCAGTGA
- a CDS encoding WG repeat-containing protein: MTPEELKGFEERQTEMQQTRAVFDLICSRLNLKYGSFFGFRDTRGFVVLNIYKDKGDKTRVLKVSETAEVLIDTHNYYSVYQSLTKRNVLFYSELREQPDNYKTTRAGVLDENFEILLPARYDSLQDINADHYLAFIDDYAGILNAKFDIIIPLNFREIKYNAALKIFKAREQITNEDQESSRYWIYDQNGILLKTLEYGLVNFASHPSFYTVYDIGVFYSDYVDYTTMIGRQGLLDDSFKIVIPPLYDLIFMGEKFILVYEERNAVIGRDYESEEAQGAECFYTLDGGKWGVYDHSGSLIVPFEYNWIDHTFNDDLFLINPSGLMYYYRGEQEDGVWYVKDGLWGLIDSQNKIIVEPVYKYNRFYSDKIIFFNREGADMSILDMEDAITIYL, encoded by the coding sequence ATGACCCCGGAAGAACTAAAAGGATTTGAAGAAAGACAAACTGAAATGCAGCAGACCAGAGCTGTTTTTGATCTCATCTGCAGCAGACTGAACCTGAAGTACGGCAGTTTTTTTGGATTCCGCGATACAAGAGGATTTGTTGTTCTTAATATCTACAAGGACAAGGGAGATAAAACCCGAGTATTGAAAGTTTCGGAAACGGCAGAGGTTCTTATAGACACCCATAATTATTACTCGGTTTATCAGTCTCTCACCAAAAGAAACGTCCTTTTTTATAGTGAACTGAGAGAGCAGCCTGATAATTATAAAACTACCAGAGCGGGCGTGCTGGATGAAAATTTTGAAATCCTGCTTCCTGCACGGTACGATTCATTACAAGACATTAATGCAGACCATTATCTGGCCTTTATTGATGATTACGCGGGCATACTGAATGCAAAATTTGACATAATTATTCCTTTAAATTTCAGGGAAATTAAGTACAATGCTGCACTAAAAATTTTCAAAGCCAGAGAACAAATTACTAATGAAGACCAAGAAAGCAGCAGGTATTGGATCTATGACCAGAACGGCATACTGCTTAAAACCCTTGAGTACGGACTGGTTAATTTTGCCAGCCATCCTTCCTTTTATACTGTTTATGACATAGGAGTATTCTACAGCGATTATGTAGACTATACCACGATGATCGGCAGACAGGGACTGCTGGATGACAGCTTCAAAATTGTAATTCCGCCCCTTTATGATCTGATTTTTATGGGTGAAAAGTTTATTCTGGTTTACGAAGAAAGAAATGCGGTAATAGGCCGTGATTACGAATCGGAAGAGGCACAGGGAGCCGAATGCTTTTATACTTTGGACGGTGGAAAATGGGGCGTGTATGACCACAGCGGCAGTCTTATTGTTCCCTTTGAGTACAACTGGATTGATCATACTTTTAATGATGATTTGTTTTTAATCAATCCTTCAGGTTTGATGTATTATTATCGGGGTGAACAGGAAGACGGGGTGTGGTACGTCAAAGATGGTCTGTGGGGACTTATTGACTCCCAGAACAAAATCATAGTAGAGCCTGTTTATAAATACAATCGTTTTTACAGCGACAAGATCATATTCTTTAACAGAGAGGGAGCCGACATGAGCATCCTTGATATGGAAGATGCCATTACCATATACTTGTAG
- a CDS encoding JAB domain-containing protein yields MKTLQNNSWKNVSEIDLIYKTKIKNSQRPHVTSSQYAYSLIKDCWDPGKIEFLEQFKVLLLNQSNKVLGIYEVSSGGITSTVVDVRLLFAAALKAGAAGLIIAHNHPSGNVLPSEPDKHITKKISMAGEVLDIKLLDHLIVTSEHYYSFADQGAL; encoded by the coding sequence ATGAAAACTCTACAAAACAACAGCTGGAAAAACGTGTCAGAAATCGATCTGATTTATAAAACAAAAATTAAAAATTCCCAGAGACCCCATGTTACATCTTCCCAATATGCCTATAGCCTGATAAAAGACTGCTGGGATCCCGGCAAGATTGAATTTCTGGAGCAGTTCAAAGTACTGCTGCTCAACCAGTCCAATAAAGTACTCGGCATTTATGAAGTTTCCTCAGGAGGCATCACCAGCACTGTAGTGGATGTCAGACTGCTCTTTGCCGCGGCGCTTAAAGCCGGTGCCGCAGGGCTGATCATTGCCCACAACCATCCATCGGGAAATGTCCTGCCTTCAGAACCAGACAAACATATTACCAAAAAGATTTCCATGGCAGGCGAAGTTCTGGATATCAAGCTGCTGGATCATCTGATTGTTACCTCAGAGCATTATTATTCCTTTGCAGATCAGGGCGCTTTATAG
- a CDS encoding DUF6965 family protein, which produces MNHEEIKRYFENNPPPKEVVWTPWAKINDTQVFLKSCYIGINNFNGPIERCPAWWHLRDFYLLIKRSTVQKAASSEPTVSLEETVSGIENSPAEEIQEQEEEASNL; this is translated from the coding sequence ATGAATCATGAAGAAATAAAACGCTATTTTGAGAACAATCCGCCGCCCAAAGAAGTCGTATGGACTCCATGGGCAAAAATCAACGATACGCAGGTTTTTTTAAAAAGCTGCTACATTGGAATTAACAATTTTAACGGCCCGATTGAGAGATGTCCTGCATGGTGGCATCTCAGGGATTTTTACCTGCTGATAAAGCGCAGTACAGTCCAAAAAGCCGCTTCGTCTGAACCAACTGTTTCCCTTGAAGAAACGGTATCCGGGATAGAGAATAGTCCTGCAGAAGAAATACAAGAACAGGAAGAGGAAGCTTCAAACCTATAA
- a CDS encoding response regulator: MSKLNHPQKFVFIADDDEDDRMLFFDAVTDLNLPVEVKALEDGQQLLNALYDSLRRLPEIIFLDINMPGKNGFDCLEEIRAADDYFKDIRIIMLSTSGSRSHIELSYKMGADFYAIKPSTFQGLKNLIANLLGTDWALFTKSEKNFLLA, translated from the coding sequence ATGAGTAAATTAAATCACCCACAGAAATTTGTATTTATAGCTGACGATGATGAAGATGACAGAATGTTGTTTTTTGATGCGGTAACAGATTTAAATCTCCCAGTTGAAGTGAAGGCTCTCGAAGACGGACAACAGCTTTTGAATGCCCTTTATGATTCCTTAAGACGGCTCCCTGAAATTATTTTCCTTGATATTAATATGCCGGGTAAAAATGGTTTTGACTGCCTCGAAGAAATCCGCGCAGCAGATGACTATTTCAAGGATATAAGGATAATTATGCTTTCGACCAGCGGCAGCCGCTCCCATATTGAACTTTCCTATAAAATGGGGGCCGATTTTTATGCGATAAAACCCAGTACTTTCCAGGGACTCAAAAACTTGATTGCAAACCTATTGGGAACGGACTGGGCTCTTTTCACAAAAAGCGAAAAAAATTTTCTGCTGGCTTAA
- the dinB gene encoding DNA polymerase IV, translating to MNRAIVHIDMNTFFVSCERLTNSELNGIPLIIGGGDRGVVASCSYEARRFGVRSAMPIHMAMKLCPQAKIMKGDMELYSRLSHEVTEIIQEKAPVVEKASIDEFYLDITGMDKFYGSYKWTDELAQRITKETGLPLTFALSVNKTVSKIGTGEGKQKQNLEIPQQLVQSFLNPLSIRKIPMVGEKTFQLLSRIGIRKIQTLSEMPAEALQRMIGQNGIELWKKANGIDNNPVEPYTERKSISTEHTFSQDTIDIPKLNRVLLGMVEKLSYQLRSEQWLTSTVTVKIRYANFDTETKQCRVQYTSADHILTQTVTELFDKLYQRRMRLRLIGVRFSGLVRGTYQIDLFNDTEEMLALYQAMDRMKNRYGFDAVMRCAGASFKPNNKNEILKRKSD from the coding sequence ATGAACCGGGCCATTGTACATATTGACATGAACACGTTCTTCGTATCGTGTGAAAGACTGACGAATTCTGAACTTAACGGCATTCCGCTTATTATTGGCGGCGGTGATAGAGGTGTCGTGGCATCGTGTTCGTATGAGGCACGCCGTTTTGGGGTTCGTTCTGCCATGCCGATTCATATGGCTATGAAGTTATGTCCTCAGGCCAAAATCATGAAAGGCGACATGGAACTCTATTCAAGGCTCTCCCATGAGGTTACTGAAATTATCCAGGAAAAAGCGCCTGTGGTTGAAAAAGCCAGCATAGATGAATTTTATCTGGACATAACCGGAATGGATAAATTCTACGGCAGTTATAAATGGACCGATGAACTCGCCCAACGCATTACAAAAGAAACCGGCCTTCCCCTCACCTTTGCGCTTTCGGTTAACAAAACCGTTTCTAAAATCGGCACAGGGGAAGGAAAGCAGAAACAGAACCTTGAAATCCCGCAGCAGCTGGTCCAGTCTTTTTTAAATCCGCTTTCTATCCGTAAAATCCCGATGGTGGGTGAAAAGACATTTCAGCTCCTTTCCCGGATCGGGATCAGGAAAATCCAGACCCTTTCCGAAATGCCGGCTGAAGCGCTCCAGCGGATGATCGGCCAGAACGGAATCGAGCTCTGGAAAAAAGCCAATGGTATTGATAATAATCCGGTAGAACCCTACACGGAAAGAAAATCTATTTCCACTGAACATACCTTCTCCCAGGATACGATTGACATACCAAAGCTGAACAGGGTGCTGCTGGGGATGGTAGAAAAACTCTCTTACCAGCTCCGTTCCGAACAGTGGCTCACATCAACTGTAACGGTTAAAATCCGATATGCCAACTTTGATACCGAAACCAAACAATGCCGTGTGCAGTATACCTCTGCGGATCATATCCTGACCCAGACCGTAACGGAATTGTTTGACAAACTCTATCAGCGCCGTATGAGGCTGCGTCTTATCGGGGTGCGTTTCAGCGGGCTGGTGAGAGGGACCTATCAGATTGATCTTTTCAATGATACTGAAGAAATGCTGGCGCTCTATCAGGCTATGGACCGCATGAAAAACCGTTACGGCTTTGATGCGGTAATGCGCTGTGCCGGCGCTTCTTTCAAACCCAACAATAAAAATGAAATTTTAAAACGTAAATCAGACTAA